A section of the Bifidobacterium sp. ESL0728 genome encodes:
- the sucC gene encoding ADP-forming succinate--CoA ligase subunit beta, whose protein sequence is MDLYEYQARQLLAEQGIDTPKGIFAQNSHEVAEAADEIGYPCVIKAQVRTGHRGQSGGVKLAKTQDEAILSSEQILPMTIRGHKVNGVLVAEAKNVLHEYYVSISLDRSSRDFDVLATANGGTEVEEIAKEHPESVKRLHISALENFDMDAARKMAESIGFYHADVDQAADVLLKMWKCFKDNDATLVEINPLAKIGDPDDESSKKLCALDAKISLDDNAAFRHDGWKRFADTTHTDMFEERAKEHGLHYVHLKGQVGVIGNGAGLVMSSLDAVSGAGEEQGTGAKPANFLDIGGGASAEVMSNSLSIVLSDPQVESVFVNVYGGITACDEVAHGILEALENLNVSRPIVVRFDGNAAQEGLKILADAHNPNIHVSGTMEEAAQEAARLAKPAKEVTK, encoded by the coding sequence ATGGATCTTTATGAATATCAGGCACGACAGCTGCTTGCGGAGCAGGGCATAGACACGCCAAAAGGAATCTTCGCGCAGAATTCCCATGAGGTAGCCGAGGCAGCTGACGAAATCGGCTACCCATGCGTTATCAAAGCACAGGTCCGCACCGGGCATCGTGGCCAGTCAGGCGGAGTGAAGCTTGCGAAAACGCAGGATGAGGCCATTCTTTCCTCGGAGCAGATCTTGCCGATGACGATTCGCGGTCATAAGGTCAACGGCGTTTTGGTAGCCGAAGCCAAGAACGTGCTCCATGAATACTATGTTTCGATTTCCCTTGATCGTTCCTCCCGTGATTTCGACGTATTGGCGACGGCCAACGGCGGCACTGAGGTCGAGGAAATCGCCAAGGAACATCCCGAATCGGTCAAGCGCCTGCATATCAGTGCTTTGGAGAATTTCGATATGGATGCTGCCCGTAAAATGGCGGAATCCATCGGGTTTTACCATGCAGATGTCGATCAGGCCGCGGATGTGCTTTTGAAGATGTGGAAATGCTTCAAAGACAACGATGCCACATTGGTGGAAATCAATCCGCTGGCCAAAATCGGCGACCCCGATGATGAATCCTCAAAGAAGCTCTGTGCACTCGATGCCAAGATTTCCTTGGACGATAATGCCGCGTTCCGCCACGATGGGTGGAAGCGTTTTGCCGATACCACACATACCGATATGTTCGAGGAACGTGCCAAAGAGCACGGTCTGCATTACGTCCATCTGAAAGGCCAGGTCGGGGTCATCGGCAATGGTGCGGGACTTGTGATGAGTTCGTTGGATGCCGTTTCCGGTGCTGGCGAGGAACAGGGGACCGGTGCGAAGCCGGCCAATTTCCTCGATATAGGCGGAGGCGCGTCCGCAGAAGTCATGAGCAACAGCCTTTCCATCGTTCTTTCCGACCCACAGGTCGAGTCGGTTTTCGTCAACGTTTACGGTGGCATTACGGCATGCGATGAGGTGGCGCACGGAATCCTTGAAGCGCTTGAAAATCTGAATGTCTCGAGGCCGATTGTCGTTCGTTTCGATGGCAATGCGGCGCAAGAGGGTCTCAAGATACTTGCGGATGCGCATAATCCCAATATTCACGTCAGTGGCACCATGGAAGAGGCGGCACAAGAGGCCGCAAGGCTCGCCAAGCCCGCTAAGGAGGTCACGAAATGA
- a CDS encoding SdpI family protein, whose amino-acid sequence MEYVGIVILMAVAIYFVILYYKAKQGRLPRNGQVGIRTKAIMASDKIWQLIHKKYAWLFLVDAFLFVIVGIALFLIGSAFVTSQQVKSLSIIIEIIAIVAIILLTVIVAICADKDARNLK is encoded by the coding sequence ATGGAATATGTTGGCATTGTTATATTGATGGCGGTTGCTATCTATTTTGTGATTTTATATTACAAAGCTAAACAAGGAAGACTGCCGAGGAACGGTCAGGTTGGTATCAGAACCAAGGCGATAATGGCTTCAGACAAGATTTGGCAGCTGATACACAAGAAATATGCATGGCTGTTCCTCGTTGACGCCTTTCTGTTTGTAATCGTCGGTATCGCCTTGTTTTTAATTGGTAGTGCATTTGTGACGAGCCAACAAGTCAAATCTCTTTCTATTATTATCGAAATAATCGCAATCGTTGCAATAATACTATTGACCGTTATAGTGGCCATTTGCGCCGATAAAGATGCTCGAAATTTGAAATAG
- a CDS encoding pseudouridine synthase, whose translation MPHAYSHAEKAHQENYDEGIRLQKLLAQAGFGSRRKCEEIITEGRVEVDGELVTELGTRVDPSSQQIRVDGSRIRLNNKHITLALNKPKKVLSTMDDPKGRYTLRDIVGDKYERIFHMGRLDYETEGLILMTNDGELSQHVMHPRYEVKKTYVATLDGRISGNICRRLVTQGVNLDDGLIRLDHCAIIDSSRDQTIVKVVLHSGKNRIVRRIFGAVGFPVRRLVRTQIGPIKLGDLKPGSYRVLSQTEVRSLAKEVGL comes from the coding sequence ATGCCACACGCATATTCACATGCCGAAAAGGCACATCAGGAAAATTACGATGAAGGAATTCGCCTTCAAAAACTGTTGGCGCAGGCCGGTTTCGGCTCGAGGCGCAAGTGTGAGGAAATCATTACGGAAGGCCGGGTTGAGGTCGACGGGGAGCTGGTGACCGAACTCGGCACCCGAGTCGATCCCTCCAGCCAGCAGATTCGGGTTGACGGGTCGAGGATTCGGCTCAACAACAAGCACATTACATTGGCGCTCAACAAACCCAAGAAGGTGCTTTCGACGATGGATGACCCGAAAGGGCGCTATACGCTTCGCGACATCGTGGGCGACAAATACGAGCGCATTTTCCACATGGGACGTCTCGATTACGAAACCGAAGGTCTCATTTTGATGACCAATGACGGCGAGCTCAGCCAGCACGTCATGCACCCGCGGTACGAGGTCAAGAAGACTTACGTCGCCACGCTCGATGGACGCATCAGCGGCAACATCTGCCGTCGCCTGGTCACTCAGGGTGTCAATCTCGATGACGGGCTTATCCGTCTCGATCATTGTGCCATCATCGATTCCTCACGCGACCAGACCATCGTCAAGGTCGTGCTGCATTCGGGCAAGAACCGCATCGTCCGCCGCATCTTCGGCGCTGTCGGTTTCCCGGTGCGCAGACTTGTGCGTACCCAGATCGGTCCTATCAAACTAGGTGATTTGAAGCCGGGTTCGTACCGCGTGCTTTCGCAGACGGAAGTCCGTTCGCTTGCCAAGGAGGTGGGTCTGTGA
- the sucD gene encoding succinate--CoA ligase subunit alpha → MTLFIENNAPVIVQGMTGHQGMTHTARMLNAGTNIVGGVNPRKAGKSVTFHIDGSDKDVDIPVYATCGEAKTATGAKASVIFVPPRFAKDAMLEAIEAGIGLIVVITEGIPVADTAYCVELALRKGIRIIGPNCPGLLKLPETDDSKDKGINLGIIPDGIVSSGPLGLVSKSGTLTYQLMGELSEIGFTACVGVGGDPIVGTTLVEALQQFEADEATKAVIMIGEIGGNAEQDAAAWAKEHMTKPVVAYIAGFTAPEGKQMGHAGAIVSGGKGTAKDKKEALEAAGIPVGKTPGQAAQLIRKMVNGGTPKA, encoded by the coding sequence ATGACACTGTTCATCGAAAACAATGCCCCGGTCATCGTCCAGGGTATGACCGGACATCAGGGGATGACCCATACCGCCCGTATGCTCAACGCAGGCACTAATATTGTCGGAGGTGTCAATCCTCGCAAAGCCGGAAAGAGCGTGACCTTCCATATCGATGGGTCTGATAAGGATGTTGACATCCCTGTCTATGCAACTTGTGGCGAAGCCAAAACAGCCACGGGAGCCAAGGCAAGTGTGATTTTTGTTCCTCCTCGTTTTGCGAAGGATGCGATGCTGGAAGCCATCGAAGCTGGCATCGGCTTGATCGTCGTCATCACCGAAGGCATTCCCGTGGCCGACACCGCCTATTGCGTAGAACTTGCGTTGCGCAAGGGCATCAGAATCATCGGGCCTAATTGCCCTGGCCTTCTGAAACTTCCTGAAACCGACGATTCCAAGGATAAAGGTATCAACCTCGGCATCATTCCTGACGGCATTGTTTCCTCCGGTCCATTGGGTCTGGTTTCCAAATCCGGTACGCTGACCTATCAGCTAATGGGTGAGCTTTCGGAAATCGGCTTCACCGCTTGCGTTGGTGTCGGCGGAGATCCGATAGTAGGTACGACACTTGTTGAGGCACTGCAACAATTCGAGGCTGACGAGGCCACCAAAGCCGTCATCATGATCGGTGAAATCGGTGGCAACGCCGAACAGGATGCAGCTGCTTGGGCCAAGGAACACATGACCAAGCCGGTTGTGGCTTACATCGCCGGGTTCACGGCTCCCGAAGGCAAGCAGATGGGCCATGCCGGTGCCATCGTCTCGGGAGGCAAAGGAACTGCCAAGGACAAGAAGGAAGCGCTCGAAGCCGCAGGTATCCCTGTAGGGAAGACCCCAGGGCAGGCGGCCCAGCTGATACGCAAGATGGTGAACGGCGGTACTCCCAAGGCATGA
- a CDS encoding DUF6350 family protein yields MALTLLIVSMEEGGGTLSGQSVPLTLAIVLLSQGASFRAGAITLSIVPLLLMFLLIWLIAWLTKVLSGSPKAYVTGLLLWIAIMWVFTQNISVILQDPVWLVIVKTAIVFTIGFLCGALPQSPLMKRCVKFIRGNISDRLAVSLKLGFANTLLLLLGYLVIGLITVLVWVITNQSAMVRVFHMTNMQTGSRIMTTICTLAWLPNLCLWAISWLFGSGFKIGDLASFTLWNDHAAGLPAVPVFAIFPQAVSSDLLRICFISIPLLCGLLIGIIELFLPRCFAIGAGKPDEPVKIGKIIGQFLYPILSFFLTSALMALLMNILFGLSSGALGQYRLADVGVDSVASSRVVCMPSALGFSLAWLLSVVVVAMVFAMRLFFGYLRAQGKTNGNDAVDDEAETGDSVSESSISSVPSPESGSTPEDETEIP; encoded by the coding sequence ATGGCCTTGACATTGCTGATTGTCTCCATGGAGGAAGGCGGCGGCACCCTTTCCGGCCAATCGGTCCCATTGACATTGGCGATAGTGCTCTTAAGCCAAGGCGCAAGTTTCCGTGCCGGAGCCATCACACTGAGCATCGTGCCGCTGCTTCTGATGTTTCTGCTCATCTGGCTGATAGCATGGCTGACCAAAGTGCTTTCAGGGAGTCCCAAAGCTTACGTAACCGGACTTTTGCTTTGGATCGCCATCATGTGGGTGTTCACACAGAACATCTCAGTGATTCTGCAGGATCCTGTCTGGCTGGTCATTGTGAAGACGGCCATAGTCTTTACTATTGGGTTTTTGTGTGGGGCTCTGCCGCAGTCGCCATTGATGAAACGCTGCGTGAAGTTCATCCGTGGTAATATTTCGGACCGTCTGGCCGTGTCCCTGAAACTTGGATTCGCCAATACACTTCTATTGTTGCTGGGCTATCTGGTCATCGGCCTCATCACCGTGCTCGTCTGGGTCATCACCAACCAAAGTGCGATGGTGCGTGTCTTCCACATGACCAATATGCAGACCGGTTCACGGATCATGACCACAATCTGCACCCTGGCATGGCTGCCGAACCTTTGCTTATGGGCGATTTCATGGCTCTTCGGTTCAGGGTTCAAGATCGGTGACTTGGCCTCGTTCACCTTGTGGAATGACCACGCCGCCGGACTTCCTGCAGTGCCGGTTTTCGCGATTTTCCCGCAGGCGGTTTCCAGCGACCTTCTGCGAATCTGCTTCATATCGATTCCTCTTCTCTGTGGTTTGCTCATCGGAATCATCGAATTGTTCCTGCCACGCTGCTTCGCAATCGGTGCAGGCAAACCTGACGAGCCGGTGAAAATCGGCAAGATCATCGGTCAGTTTTTGTATCCGATCCTCTCCTTCTTCTTGACCAGCGCCTTGATGGCTTTGCTCATGAATATTCTTTTCGGTCTTTCTTCGGGGGCTTTGGGACAGTACCGTCTCGCCGACGTAGGCGTGGATTCCGTCGCCTCCTCACGAGTGGTATGTATGCCCAGCGCCCTCGGTTTTTCTTTGGCGTGGCTTCTCTCTGTAGTGGTCGTTGCGATGGTCTTCGCTATGCGATTGTTCTTCGGATATCTCAGAGCCCAAGGAAAGACAAACGGAAACGATGCCGTCGATGACGAGGCTGAGACCGGCGATTCCGTTTCCGAAAGCTCAATTTCTTCCGTCCCATCACCAGAATCCGGCTCAACGCCGGAAGATGAGACGGAAATCCCATAA
- the purH gene encoding bifunctional phosphoribosylaminoimidazolecarboxamide formyltransferase/IMP cyclohydrolase, which produces MTDTNRKIRRVLVSVYDKTGIEGLASAFIKAGTEVVSTGSTAKRLCQLGVDVTEVQQVTGFPESLGGRVKTLDPHIHAGILADMTNLKQAEELKSLGIKPFDMVIVNLYPFADTVRSGANVADIIEKIDIGGPSMIRGAAKNSSSVAVITDPADYALAAQHVADGSGFSAEERRWLAAKAFATTAAYDATIAEWTGSHWAKPASIDEAVVSDPQDEAKVQEKVKETQESDGTGLFPAHMTRTWDYAHTLRYGENPHQQSSLYVDALDQTGFAHAEQLGGKPMSYNNYVDADAAWRAVWDFAPQIAVAVCKHNNPCGLAIGKTVAEAHLKAHACDPMSAYGGVIAANSTVTLEMAQNVRPIFTEVIVAPDYEPEALELLKAHKKNLRILKVAQRPHTDMQFRQIDGGILVQSIDRIDAPGDNPDQWKLVSGEAADENTLKDLEFAWRAIRCVKSNAVLLAHDQATVGIGMGQVNRVDSCHLAVERANTLADGANRAQGSVAASDAFFPFADGAETLIDAGIKAIVQPGGSIRDKEVIEAAQKRGITMYLTETRHFFH; this is translated from the coding sequence ATGACAGATACCAATCGCAAGATTCGGCGCGTCTTGGTGTCGGTTTACGACAAAACCGGCATTGAGGGCCTTGCCAGTGCCTTTATAAAGGCTGGAACCGAAGTCGTTTCCACGGGTTCGACGGCAAAACGACTTTGCCAACTTGGTGTCGATGTCACCGAGGTGCAACAAGTCACCGGTTTCCCCGAAAGTCTCGGAGGGCGTGTCAAAACACTTGATCCACACATTCATGCGGGCATTCTGGCCGATATGACCAATCTCAAACAGGCTGAAGAGCTCAAATCGCTTGGTATCAAGCCCTTTGATATGGTCATCGTCAACCTCTATCCTTTCGCCGATACGGTACGGTCGGGAGCTAACGTTGCTGACATCATCGAAAAGATTGATATCGGCGGACCGTCTATGATTCGTGGAGCGGCGAAGAACAGCTCCAGCGTGGCCGTCATCACCGACCCGGCCGATTATGCCCTCGCGGCACAGCATGTGGCTGATGGCAGCGGATTCTCAGCGGAAGAGCGTCGTTGGCTTGCTGCCAAGGCGTTTGCGACCACAGCGGCCTATGACGCAACCATTGCCGAGTGGACTGGCAGCCATTGGGCAAAACCTGCAAGTATTGATGAGGCTGTCGTTTCCGATCCACAGGACGAAGCCAAAGTACAGGAAAAGGTCAAGGAAACTCAAGAAAGTGATGGAACCGGGCTGTTCCCAGCTCATATGACTCGCACTTGGGATTATGCGCACACCCTTCGTTACGGTGAAAACCCGCACCAGCAGTCCAGTCTTTACGTCGACGCACTCGACCAGACCGGTTTCGCCCACGCCGAGCAGCTGGGTGGCAAGCCGATGAGCTACAACAACTACGTCGACGCTGATGCCGCATGGCGAGCTGTTTGGGATTTCGCACCCCAGATTGCAGTTGCCGTCTGCAAGCACAACAATCCTTGTGGGCTTGCCATCGGCAAGACGGTTGCTGAAGCCCATCTTAAAGCTCATGCCTGTGATCCTATGAGTGCTTATGGCGGAGTCATTGCGGCTAATTCAACCGTCACTCTTGAGATGGCGCAGAACGTCCGCCCGATTTTCACCGAGGTTATCGTTGCTCCTGATTATGAGCCGGAAGCGCTGGAACTGCTCAAAGCTCACAAGAAGAACCTGCGCATCTTGAAGGTGGCGCAACGGCCGCACACGGATATGCAGTTCCGTCAGATCGACGGCGGAATTCTGGTGCAGTCCATCGACAGGATCGATGCTCCCGGAGACAATCCCGATCAGTGGAAACTTGTTTCAGGTGAAGCCGCCGATGAGAATACGCTCAAGGATCTGGAATTTGCGTGGCGTGCGATTCGCTGTGTGAAGTCCAACGCCGTCCTTCTGGCGCATGACCAAGCGACGGTAGGTATCGGTATGGGACAGGTTAACCGTGTGGATTCCTGTCATTTGGCCGTCGAACGCGCAAACACGCTTGCCGATGGCGCGAACCGCGCGCAAGGCTCGGTGGCCGCTTCTGACGCGTTCTTCCCCTTCGCCGACGGTGCCGAGACTTTGATCGATGCCGGAATAAAAGCTATTGTGCAACCTGGCGGGTCGATCCGCGATAAGGAAGTCATCGAGGCGGCGCAAAAGCGCGGCATTACGATGTATCTGACTGAAACGCGCCACTTCTTCCACTGA
- the der gene encoding bifunctional cytidylate kinase/GTPase Der, which yields MIRVAIDGPAGVGKSSTSKALAKYFGYAYLDTGAMYRAAAWWCLKQGADLDADVVDEQNVTEMVGDLFTGDHFDIGVDPDDPKVLVDGEDISEAIRDSRVSSHVSKVSNIVPVRHLLIAAQRAYINREASVDSFSKGAGIVAEGRDITTVVAPNAEVRVLLTARPEVRQARRTGQSAAGAGVGADNVIARDKADSKATSFLKAADGVTTVDNSDLTFEETLDKLIELVDNAIEEQSYKQYAANLEGYDLDEEDEALLAGETVDNDTAAKQKAVGVLAVVGRPNVGKSTLVNRILGRRAAVVEDTPGVTRDRVSYDAEWAGTDFKLVDTGGWETDVEGIESAIASQAQVAVGLSDAVLLVVDGQVGITSTDERIVKMLRESGKPVVLAVNKIDDGSNEYLTADFWKLGLGEPYGISAMHGRGVGDLLDVAVDTLKKAKKTSGFLTPTNLRRVALIGKPNVGKSSLLNELAHEERSVVNDLAGTTRDPVDEIIRIGDEDWLFIDTAGIKRRLHKLSGAEYYSSLRTQAAIERSELALVLFDAAQPISDQDLKVMSQAVDAGRAIVLVFNKWDLMNDFDRQRLERLWQTEFDQVTWAQRVNLSAKTGWHTNRLLAAMNTALESWDKRIPTGKLNSFLGRIQSAHPHPLRGGKQPRILFATQASTRPPRFVIFATGFLEHGYRRYIERQLREEFGFEGTPIQISVHIRERRSKKK from the coding sequence GTGATCCGAGTAGCCATTGACGGGCCCGCAGGAGTCGGCAAATCCTCGACTTCCAAGGCGTTGGCCAAGTATTTCGGTTACGCCTACCTTGACACTGGTGCCATGTACCGTGCCGCCGCCTGGTGGTGCCTCAAGCAGGGTGCCGATCTGGATGCGGACGTTGTTGACGAGCAGAACGTCACCGAAATGGTGGGGGACTTGTTCACCGGTGATCATTTCGATATCGGCGTTGACCCGGACGATCCCAAAGTTCTGGTCGACGGCGAGGACATCAGTGAAGCGATTCGTGATTCGCGTGTCTCGTCTCACGTCTCGAAGGTCTCGAATATCGTGCCTGTGCGGCATCTGCTGATTGCCGCACAAAGGGCGTATATCAATCGTGAGGCGTCTGTTGATTCCTTCTCGAAAGGCGCCGGAATCGTTGCCGAAGGGCGTGACATCACTACTGTTGTCGCCCCTAACGCGGAAGTGCGTGTACTTCTGACCGCACGTCCAGAAGTGCGTCAAGCCCGGCGTACCGGACAGTCCGCTGCCGGAGCCGGTGTAGGCGCCGATAACGTCATCGCCCGCGACAAGGCCGATTCCAAGGCCACCAGCTTCCTGAAGGCTGCCGATGGCGTGACGACCGTCGACAATTCCGACCTCACGTTTGAAGAGACGCTGGACAAGCTCATTGAACTGGTGGATAACGCCATCGAGGAGCAGTCATACAAGCAATATGCCGCGAATCTCGAAGGCTACGACCTTGACGAGGAAGACGAAGCACTGCTTGCCGGTGAAACAGTTGATAACGACACTGCTGCAAAGCAGAAGGCCGTGGGTGTGCTCGCCGTGGTCGGGCGGCCGAACGTCGGCAAATCGACGTTGGTCAATCGTATTCTCGGACGCCGCGCAGCCGTTGTCGAGGACACTCCCGGTGTGACGCGTGACCGCGTGAGCTATGACGCGGAATGGGCCGGAACCGACTTCAAACTGGTCGACACCGGTGGTTGGGAAACCGACGTCGAAGGCATCGAATCCGCTATCGCCTCGCAGGCTCAGGTGGCCGTAGGGCTTTCCGACGCAGTGCTTCTGGTGGTTGACGGACAAGTAGGTATTACGTCTACTGATGAACGCATCGTCAAGATGCTCCGTGAAAGTGGCAAACCGGTCGTGCTGGCTGTCAACAAAATTGACGACGGTTCCAACGAATATCTCACCGCCGATTTCTGGAAGCTTGGTCTTGGTGAGCCTTATGGCATTTCCGCGATGCACGGCAGGGGAGTGGGAGATTTGCTCGACGTGGCCGTGGATACGCTGAAAAAGGCCAAGAAGACCTCCGGTTTCCTCACACCGACCAATCTGCGTCGTGTCGCTTTGATTGGCAAACCGAATGTAGGTAAGTCCTCGCTGCTCAACGAGCTTGCACACGAGGAACGCAGCGTGGTCAATGATTTGGCGGGAACCACGAGGGACCCAGTCGACGAAATCATTCGTATCGGAGACGAGGATTGGCTATTCATCGACACTGCTGGTATCAAGCGTCGTCTGCACAAGCTTTCCGGTGCGGAATACTATTCGTCGTTGCGTACGCAGGCGGCCATCGAACGTTCCGAGCTTGCGTTGGTCCTGTTCGACGCCGCGCAGCCGATTTCCGACCAGGACCTCAAGGTGATGAGCCAGGCCGTGGACGCCGGACGAGCCATTGTGCTGGTGTTCAACAAATGGGATCTGATGAACGACTTCGACCGTCAGCGCCTCGAACGTTTGTGGCAGACCGAATTCGACCAGGTCACATGGGCTCAGCGTGTCAACCTTTCCGCCAAGACCGGCTGGCACACCAACCGTCTGCTCGCGGCGATGAACACAGCGCTGGAATCGTGGGACAAGCGCATACCGACAGGCAAGCTCAACTCGTTCCTTGGCCGCATCCAGTCCGCCCATCCGCACCCGCTGCGTGGCGGCAAACAGCCCAGGATTTTGTTCGCGACCCAGGCTTCAACGCGTCCTCCGCGCTTTGTCATCTTCGCCACCGGCTTCCTCGAGCACGGCTATCGCCGTTACATCGAGCGTCAGCTGCGTGAGGAATTCGGTTTCGAGGGTACCCCGATTCAGATCTCGGTGCACATCCGCGAGCGCAGGTCGAAGAAGAAGTAA
- a CDS encoding DUF3017 domain-containing protein, with the protein MSHKHPYVSEKNEGKPIFEWGVLVLVIVSVVLAGIGYTMAATAIFAATAIITGLIRLILKDRSPWKIRSVGFDAFIGIALGIGLLVVYFSIQLLM; encoded by the coding sequence ATGTCCCACAAGCATCCATATGTCTCCGAGAAAAACGAAGGCAAACCTATTTTCGAATGGGGAGTGCTTGTTCTGGTCATCGTTTCGGTCGTCTTGGCGGGCATCGGATATACGATGGCCGCCACAGCAATATTCGCTGCGACGGCCATCATTACGGGACTTATCAGATTGATCTTGAAAGACCGGAGCCCTTGGAAAATCCGTTCAGTCGGTTTTGATGCCTTTATCGGTATCGCCTTGGGAATCGGATTGCTGGTCGTTTACTTCAGCATTCAACTGCTGATGTAA
- a CDS encoding aquaporin — translation MTEQKTQHTKSAKAISISGICGELVGSFLIFVAIYLVSALSPSLYGPSAILIAAATGLAYAAMTYIFGRFSGGQFNPAVTLASMLVSKTGILNGICYIIAQFVGGIAAGGVVKLVLPTSKAAPAKMWFANAVNGYDQGSISSAQLQQAGVSFGILFAVIVEVVATIIVVAASLQASDEDGKPTKNAPAIMGIAYALGVTFTYPITGASLNPARSLGIAIFANNVGLTASPLKQYLVFLICPILAAAVVAIVVIIAQMLSSKNAENVEALDVTADWEKEDAESKDEDEDDSSEKSDDFQMPSLSDSDQTSDSADADEGNNDEIVESSDIEETETKTDKD, via the coding sequence ATGACGGAACAAAAAACACAACATACGAAGAGCGCAAAAGCTATTTCGATTTCAGGAATTTGCGGCGAGCTCGTCGGCAGCTTCCTGATTTTCGTGGCTATCTATCTCGTTTCTGCACTGAGTCCATCACTGTATGGCCCAAGCGCGATTCTGATCGCTGCAGCCACAGGCCTCGCATACGCGGCCATGACCTACATCTTCGGCAGGTTTTCGGGCGGCCAGTTCAACCCGGCAGTGACGTTGGCGTCAATGCTGGTGAGCAAGACCGGTATCTTAAACGGTATCTGCTATATCATCGCCCAGTTCGTCGGCGGCATCGCAGCCGGCGGCGTGGTCAAGCTTGTATTGCCGACATCAAAGGCCGCTCCGGCCAAGATGTGGTTTGCCAATGCCGTCAATGGTTATGACCAGGGATCCATTTCCTCCGCCCAGCTGCAGCAGGCCGGCGTGAGTTTCGGTATTCTTTTCGCAGTCATCGTTGAAGTCGTCGCCACAATCATCGTTGTAGCGGCTTCGCTGCAGGCTAGCGACGAGGATGGCAAGCCTACCAAGAACGCGCCGGCTATCATGGGCATCGCCTATGCGCTCGGCGTCACTTTCACTTATCCCATCACCGGTGCTTCACTGAACCCTGCACGTTCCCTTGGTATCGCCATCTTTGCTAACAACGTCGGCCTTACCGCAAGTCCGCTGAAACAGTATTTGGTGTTCCTGATCTGCCCGATTCTCGCTGCAGCCGTCGTGGCTATTGTCGTAATCATCGCGCAGATGCTTTCCAGCAAGAACGCGGAAAACGTTGAAGCACTTGACGTCACCGCCGATTGGGAAAAGGAAGACGCTGAATCCAAGGATGAGGACGAAGACGATTCTTCCGAGAAGTCCGATGATTTTCAGATGCCATCTCTCAGCGATTCAGACCAAACCTCCGATTCCGCGGATGCGGACGAAGGCAACAATGATGAAATCGTTGAAAGTTCAGATATCGAGGAAACCGAAACCAAGACCGATAAGGATTGA